A genomic stretch from Ursus arctos isolate Adak ecotype North America unplaced genomic scaffold, UrsArc2.0 scaffold_21, whole genome shotgun sequence includes:
- the LOC113255917 gene encoding 40S ribosomal protein S24-like: MIIDVLQRQQYLRQIWEKLAKMGKTTPDVIFVFGFRTHFGGGKTTGFGTIHDSLDNVKENEPKHRLAKHSLYKKKKTSRKQ; this comes from the coding sequence ATGATCATTGATGTTCTGCAAAGGCAACAGTACCTAAGACAGATTTGGGAAAAACTAGCCAAAATGGGCAAGACCACACCAGATGTCATCTTTGTATTTGGATTCAGAACCCATTTTGGTGGTGGCAAGACAACTGGCTTCGGCACGATTCATGATTCCCTGGACAATGTAAAGGAAAACGAACCCAAACATAGACTTGCAAAACATAGCCtgtataagaagaaaaagacctcaagaaaacagtga